The Candidatus Methylomirabilota bacterium DNA segment TGCCCCGAGGCGCCGTGGCATGCCGCGCATCTCTCGGTGTACAGCGTCCGGCCCTTCACGGGATCGGCCGCGTGAGGCGCCTCGATGCTCTTGAATCCGCGGCCTGTCACGGACACACCCGTTGGCACGTCCTTCGACAGCCACCAGATGAAGGAGAGGAGGCCGCGCATCGCGCCCGAGTCGAGCCGCAGGGGCTTGCCGTTCATCGAGCGGCGGAAGCACTCGTTGATGCGGTCGGAGAGCGTGATCACCTGCCCACTCCGCGGGTCGTACTCGGGATAGACGCCCCAGAGTCCGACCCACGGCGAGGCGTTCGGCGCGCGGGCGCCCTGGAGGTGACAGCTCGTGCACGAGAGCCCCGCGCCGACGTTCGCCTTGACGGAGGCGGAGGTCTGCTCGGCTATCCTCTGGCCAAACGAGATGGCGTCGCCAAGGGGGTCGGCCGCGATGGTGTCCGTGGCCGGAGGTGCCCAGGGCGCGTCGGCGGCGCGAGCGGCGCCGGCGGATGCCAGGAGCAGGAGGGCAACGAGAACTATGCTAACGCGCACGGCCGTCTACTGCATAGGCGAGTACGCCGTCGGTTTGAGGATCTGCGCCGTGAGCCGGCTGATGAGCGGCCCGTTCTTCTCGGTCTCGGCGAATTTCGCGAGGCGTTCCTTGTCGGCGACGAAGGCCGTCCACTTCTTCTCGCGGTCGGCGAGGCTGTCCCAGCCCAGCATGTAGATCAGCTGCTCGGACGAGCCGCCCAGCTCGTTGGTCCAGAAGCCGACGACCTGGATGCCGTACTGCTTGAAGTAGCCCATCGTGATGTCCGCGAAGCGGCGGCTGATGTCGGGCAGGCGTCCGGGCATGGCGTAGTAGGTGCGGAGCTCGTAGAGCATGGCGGTAGTCTCCTTGTCGGTAGGGTGTGCGCGGCAGGCCCGAATCTAGACGCGGGCCCGTTCGCTGTCAATTGCTCATTTGCGTCCCCATTTACTTTGGAGGCCCAAAAGCATTATGGTACTGGGCCATGGCCGACAAATTCGTCACCCTGCCCGAGATCCGGAAGCACGCCAAGAAGGTCCTGCCGAGAGACGCGTGGAACTTCGGCGACGGCGCCGCCGAGAGCGAGACCACGCTGCGCCGCAACCGGCGCGCCATCGACCGCCTCGCCATCCG contains these protein-coding regions:
- a CDS encoding NIPSNAP family protein; the protein is MLYELRTYYAMPGRLPDISRRFADITMGYFKQYGIQVVGFWTNELGGSSEQLIYMLGWDSLADREKKWTAFVADKERLAKFAETEKNGPLISRLTAQILKPTAYSPMQ
- a CDS encoding c-type cytochrome yields the protein MRVSIVLVALLLLASAGAARAADAPWAPPATDTIAADPLGDAISFGQRIAEQTSASVKANVGAGLSCTSCHLQGARAPNASPWVGLWGVYPEYDPRSGQVITLSDRINECFRRSMNGKPLRLDSGAMRGLLSFIWWLSKDVPTGVSVTGRGFKSIEAPHAADPVKGRTLYTERCAACHGASGQGVTGAGGQVVFPALWGSSSFNIGAGMARLDTAAAFVKAKMPLGGVPLTAQEAYDVAAYFTRQPRPDFKAKKGDWPNGDKPKDARY